In a genomic window of Sphingomonas koreensis:
- a CDS encoding MFS transporter produces MTPFHHLLINNLVASITNFTVWFAVTFWVFLETKSVFATGMIAGMYLILTAALAIWFGSLVDHHRKTRVMMVSSAASLLLYAIALAGYFLAPEGSMTKIAGVPLWVFLFTVMLGVIAGNLRNIALPTLVTLLVPEDRRDKANGLVGMVTGIGFLTTSAISGFLVAWGGMVATLAFAIGLSALAMLHLAFIRIDEQVAADTHDAPKRVDLAGTIRVVGAVPGLFALIFFAAFNNLLGGVFMALMDAYGLSLMKVEHWGLLWAFVSCAFILSGLLISRTGLGANPLRTLLLVNVIVWAVAAVFTIQSSIVLLAGGCFIWLFLGPYAEAAEQTTLQKVVPFERQGRVFGFAQSIEQAASPLTAFMIAPLTQFVFIPFMTTGTGADMIGDWYGRGPERGMALVFSIAGVIGVLVAFVAFNSRAYRQLSAAYAREEVVA; encoded by the coding sequence ATGACGCCCTTTCATCACCTGCTGATCAACAACCTGGTCGCAAGCATCACCAACTTCACCGTGTGGTTCGCGGTGACCTTCTGGGTGTTCCTCGAGACCAAGTCGGTGTTCGCGACCGGCATGATCGCGGGGATGTACCTTATCCTCACCGCAGCGCTGGCGATCTGGTTCGGCAGCCTGGTTGATCATCACCGCAAGACGCGGGTGATGATGGTGTCGAGCGCAGCGTCGCTGCTGCTCTACGCGATTGCGCTCGCGGGCTACTTCCTCGCGCCGGAAGGCAGCATGACGAAGATCGCTGGCGTGCCGCTGTGGGTGTTCCTGTTCACGGTGATGCTGGGGGTGATCGCGGGCAATCTGCGCAACATCGCGCTGCCGACCCTGGTGACTCTGCTGGTGCCCGAGGACCGGCGGGACAAGGCCAATGGGCTGGTCGGCATGGTGACGGGTATCGGCTTCCTCACCACCTCGGCGATCAGCGGCTTTCTCGTCGCATGGGGCGGAATGGTCGCGACGTTGGCGTTCGCGATCGGGTTGTCGGCACTGGCGATGCTTCACCTGGCCTTTATCAGGATCGATGAGCAGGTCGCCGCGGACACGCATGACGCGCCCAAGCGGGTCGACCTCGCCGGCACGATCCGCGTAGTGGGCGCGGTGCCGGGGCTGTTCGCACTGATCTTCTTCGCGGCGTTCAACAACCTGCTCGGCGGCGTGTTCATGGCGTTGATGGATGCCTATGGCCTGTCGCTGATGAAGGTCGAGCATTGGGGGCTGCTCTGGGCGTTCGTCTCCTGCGCCTTCATCCTCTCCGGGTTGCTGATCTCGCGTACCGGGCTCGGCGCAAATCCGCTGCGGACGCTGCTCCTGGTCAATGTGATCGTCTGGGCGGTCGCCGCGGTGTTCACCATCCAATCGTCGATCGTGCTGCTCGCCGGGGGCTGTTTCATCTGGCTGTTCCTCGGCCCCTATGCCGAGGCAGCGGAGCAGACGACCCTGCAGAAAGTAGTGCCGTTCGAGCGGCAGGGCAGGGTGTTCGGCTTTGCCCAGTCGATCGAGCAGGCGGCGTCGCCGCTCACGGCGTTCATGATCGCGCCGTTGACCCAGTTCGTCTTCATCCCCTTCATGACCACGGGCACCGGCGCGGACATGATCGGCGACTGGTATGGCCGCGGGCCGGAGCGCGGGATGGCGCTGGTGTTCAGCATCGCCGGAGTGATCGGCGTGCTGGTCGCCTTCGTGGCGTTCAACTCGCGCGCCTATCGCCAGCTTTCGGCCGCCTATGCGCGGGAGGAAGTCGTGGCATGA
- a CDS encoding thermonuclease family protein, whose protein sequence is MRPQRWLRQIAVLAVLFLILFAIAELRAPPERLAAEGAAVQVIDGDSLRIGERTVRLQDIDAVEFHQPCRMPDGKEWRCGGEARKALATLIAKGGLACEPQATDNFGRAVSVCSAAGVGDIAAALVAQGWAVSGDGEREGGYAAEQQAARAAKRGIWRGSFVRPAEWRAAHPRSAPSPVPAT, encoded by the coding sequence ATGAGACCGCAGCGCTGGCTGCGGCAGATCGCGGTGCTGGCCGTGCTGTTCCTGATCCTGTTCGCGATCGCCGAATTGCGTGCACCGCCCGAGCGGCTCGCCGCCGAAGGTGCGGCCGTGCAGGTAATCGATGGCGACAGCCTGCGCATCGGTGAGCGGACGGTACGGCTCCAGGACATCGACGCGGTCGAGTTCCATCAGCCGTGCCGGATGCCCGACGGCAAGGAATGGCGCTGCGGGGGCGAGGCACGCAAGGCGCTCGCCACGCTGATTGCGAAGGGCGGGCTGGCCTGCGAACCGCAGGCGACCGACAATTTCGGCCGGGCGGTATCGGTCTGCTCGGCGGCGGGCGTCGGGGACATCGCCGCCGCGCTCGTCGCGCAGGGCTGGGCGGTCAGCGGCGATGGCGAGCGGGAGGGGGGCTATGCTGCCGAGCAGCAGGCTGCACGGGCAGCGAAGCGCGGCATCTGGCGTGGCAGCTTCGTCCGGCCGGCAGAATGGCGCGCTGCCCATCCGCGCAGCGCGCCATCGCCAGTTCCGGCCACTTAG
- a CDS encoding GNAT family N-acetyltransferase: MFARTQRLMLRPGWIEDAPELARAMGHHEVVRNLGRAPWPYTIGDAQAFLSGPERQRRTSFLICALEDGGSRIVGGIGFGPYDNEPHELGYWITPDAWGRGYATEAGQAVIAIARALRVPRLAAGHYIDNPASGRVLRKLGFQATGRVVPRYSRGRGGEVQCVEYEHRLSGEDRSDDPCDRMAA, encoded by the coding sequence ATGTTCGCAAGAACGCAAAGATTGATGCTGCGGCCCGGCTGGATCGAGGATGCGCCCGAGCTGGCGCGCGCGATGGGCCATCACGAAGTCGTCCGCAATCTCGGACGCGCACCCTGGCCCTACACGATCGGCGACGCGCAGGCGTTCCTGTCCGGCCCCGAGCGGCAGCGCAGGACCAGCTTCCTGATCTGCGCGCTCGAGGACGGCGGCAGCCGTATCGTCGGCGGGATCGGCTTCGGCCCCTATGACAATGAGCCGCACGAACTGGGTTACTGGATCACCCCCGACGCCTGGGGCCGCGGTTACGCGACCGAGGCGGGACAGGCGGTGATCGCGATCGCGCGCGCGCTGCGGGTCCCGCGGCTCGCGGCCGGGCACTATATCGACAACCCCGCCTCGGGCCGGGTGCTGCGCAAGCTCGGCTTCCAGGCCACCGGGCGCGTCGTGCCGCGCTATTCGCGCGGCCGCGGCGGCGAGGTGCAGTGCGTCGAGTACGAGCACCGCCTGTCGGGCGAGGATCGCAGCGACGACCCGTGCGACCGAATGGCGGCGTGA
- the rpmA gene encoding 50S ribosomal protein L27: MAHKKAGGSSRNGRDSESKRLGVKLFGGQQAIAGNIIVRQRGTKFYPGANVGIGKDHTLFALTDGRVRFHDGKLGRKFCSVDMIAEAAE; this comes from the coding sequence ATGGCACATAAGAAAGCAGGCGGCTCTTCGCGTAACGGCCGCGATTCGGAATCGAAGCGCCTTGGCGTGAAGCTGTTCGGCGGCCAGCAGGCCATTGCCGGCAACATTATCGTCCGTCAGCGCGGCACGAAGTTCTACCCGGGCGCCAATGTCGGCATCGGCAAGGACCATACGCTGTTCGCGCTTACCGACGGCCGCGTGCGATTCCACGACGGCAAGCTCGGCCGCAAATTCTGTTCGGTAGACATGATTGCGGAAGCAGCCGAGTAA
- the rplU gene encoding 50S ribosomal protein L21, whose product MFAVVRTGGKQYRVAAGDKIVVEKLEGEAGSTITLGDVLLAGEGSELKATDGLTVSAEIVAQAKGEKVIVFKKRRRHNYRRKNGHRQNHTILKITAIGAQEKKAKAKKADAAPAEAAAPAAEA is encoded by the coding sequence ATGTTCGCAGTCGTGCGCACGGGCGGCAAGCAGTATCGCGTTGCCGCAGGAGACAAGATCGTCGTCGAGAAGCTCGAGGGCGAAGCCGGTTCGACGATCACCCTGGGTGACGTGCTGCTCGCTGGCGAAGGTTCGGAGCTGAAGGCGACCGACGGTCTGACCGTATCGGCCGAAATCGTCGCGCAGGCGAAGGGCGAGAAGGTCATCGTCTTCAAGAAGCGCCGCCGGCACAATTATCGCCGCAAGAACGGCCATCGCCAGAACCACACCATCCTGAAGATCACCGCGATCGGTGCGCAGGAGAAGAAGGCGAAGGCAAAGAAGGCCGATGCGGCGCCGGCGGAAGCCGCTGCCCCGGCTGCGGAAGCGTAA
- the hspQ gene encoding heat shock protein HspQ, giving the protein MTRAHDFLDLSTAGVPVPPVAHARFNVGDVVRHRMFDFRGVIFDIDPVFANSDEWYEAIPEDARPRKDQPFYHLLAENAESSYVAYVSQQNLVSDDSDEPVNHPAIGGLFDELGDGRYRLKREHRH; this is encoded by the coding sequence ATGACTCGTGCCCATGACTTTCTCGATCTTTCCACCGCCGGGGTCCCCGTACCCCCGGTCGCGCACGCACGCTTCAACGTGGGCGACGTGGTGCGGCATCGGATGTTCGATTTCCGCGGCGTGATCTTCGACATCGACCCGGTCTTCGCCAACAGCGACGAATGGTATGAGGCGATTCCCGAGGACGCGCGCCCGCGCAAGGACCAGCCCTTCTACCATTTGCTCGCCGAGAATGCCGAATCGAGCTATGTCGCTTATGTCAGCCAGCAGAATCTGGTGAGCGACGACAGCGACGAACCGGTCAACCACCCGGCGATCGGCGGTCTGTTCGACGAGCTGGGCGACGGGCGCTATCGCCTCAAGCGCGAGCACAGGCACTAG
- a CDS encoding type IV secretory system conjugative DNA transfer family protein translates to MRDRSLIVIDVKDGENCFASFEHRSHTLGQRCIYLNPFKLLGLLNTRINPLQTLIDIVRRGEQIDTEADEIAHILVPSAAKNKDDWVGKGARRMLAVRMEYLALFEPELCTLSGLWRFVNSSQDEMEIGFAMMATCGLPGLEGKAEALRTTAKDAPKQFEAYKSDCIEALNPFEPGKSLDSATSAHDFDFKILKHEPTTVYVMAPSEKLAVAAPWISLIVSNIIETVAREVGPVQTTFLLDEFPMLPPSPSITKTLRLYRGKGLQLWIFSQGRYSLEERWSREAVKEFEDMAAIFNTSAVEDPDLMGDIEKWSGNRTVLMYGVNRSGGTVESAGANLGEARRAVLQSEDIRGIGAGLQIIRVAGLSHLLVCERVHFDDVDPWKDQLRDVRTLHKGIVL, encoded by the coding sequence GTGCGTGATCGCAGCCTGATCGTGATCGACGTGAAGGACGGTGAAAACTGCTTCGCGTCATTCGAGCATCGCTCTCATACGCTGGGTCAGCGTTGCATCTATCTCAATCCGTTCAAACTGCTTGGGCTTTTGAATACCCGGATCAATCCGCTTCAAACCCTCATCGACATCGTGCGCCGTGGCGAGCAAATCGACACGGAGGCCGACGAGATCGCGCATATTCTCGTCCCATCGGCGGCTAAGAATAAAGACGATTGGGTGGGCAAAGGCGCTCGGCGGATGCTCGCCGTGCGTATGGAATATCTGGCGCTCTTCGAGCCGGAGCTTTGCACGTTGAGCGGCCTGTGGCGCTTCGTGAACTCGTCTCAGGACGAAATGGAAATTGGCTTCGCCATGATGGCGACATGCGGCCTGCCGGGGCTGGAAGGCAAGGCAGAGGCGTTGCGAACAACCGCCAAGGATGCGCCAAAGCAGTTTGAGGCGTACAAATCCGATTGCATCGAAGCCCTCAATCCTTTCGAGCCGGGGAAGTCGCTCGATAGCGCGACCTCCGCGCACGATTTCGATTTCAAGATTCTCAAGCATGAGCCGACCACGGTGTATGTCATGGCTCCCAGCGAGAAGCTGGCCGTTGCTGCCCCGTGGATCAGCCTGATTGTCAGCAACATCATCGAGACGGTCGCGCGGGAAGTCGGCCCTGTGCAGACGACGTTCCTGCTCGACGAATTTCCTATGCTGCCGCCATCGCCATCGATCACAAAAACCCTCCGACTGTATCGGGGCAAGGGGCTCCAGCTCTGGATATTTTCACAGGGCCGCTACTCGCTCGAAGAGCGGTGGTCGCGCGAAGCTGTGAAGGAATTTGAGGATATGGCCGCCATCTTCAACACAAGCGCCGTGGAAGACCCGGACCTCATGGGCGACATTGAGAAATGGAGCGGGAACCGCACCGTTCTCATGTACGGCGTCAACCGCAGCGGCGGCACGGTTGAATCTGCCGGAGCCAATCTCGGCGAAGCCCGCAGGGCGGTTCTTCAAAGTGAGGATATTCGCGGCATCGGGGCGGGGTTGCAGATTATCCGCGTTGCGGGCCTGTCCCATCTGCTCGTCTGCGAGCGTGTTCATTTCGATGATGTCGATCCGTGGAAGGATCAGCTCCGCGATGTTCGCACTCTCCATAAAGGTATCGTCCTATGA
- the istB gene encoding IS21-like element helper ATPase IstB — MSRAADDKMPPGTTAGTPQVLLAHHLKQLKLPTVLREYEKLARECARDGVDHTRYLLRLIELELIDRERRTVERRIRAARFPAVKSLDTFDFTAIPSLNKMLVLELARCEYILRRENIIALGNSGTGKTHAALALGLAACQKGFTVAFTTAAALVNQLLEARDEKRLLKMQRELAAVKLLIVDELGYVPLSPTGAELLFETFSQRYERGSTIVTSNLPFEDWTQVLGSERLTGALLDRLTHHVSILTMNGDSYRLKQSAHRRRAARAEQNQATPAD; from the coding sequence ATGAGCCGGGCGGCGGACGACAAGATGCCGCCCGGTACGACGGCGGGCACGCCGCAGGTTCTGCTGGCGCATCACCTCAAGCAGCTCAAGCTGCCCACGGTCCTGCGCGAGTATGAGAAGCTGGCCCGGGAATGTGCGCGCGATGGCGTTGATCACACCCGCTACCTGCTGCGTCTCATCGAACTGGAGCTGATCGACCGGGAGCGCCGCACGGTCGAGCGCCGGATCCGTGCTGCCCGGTTCCCGGCGGTGAAGAGCCTCGATACCTTCGACTTCACGGCCATCCCCAGCCTCAACAAGATGCTCGTGCTGGAACTGGCACGCTGCGAGTACATCTTGCGCCGGGAAAACATCATCGCGCTTGGCAACAGTGGCACGGGCAAAACGCACGCCGCGCTCGCCCTGGGACTGGCCGCCTGCCAGAAGGGCTTCACGGTCGCGTTCACCACCGCCGCAGCGCTGGTGAACCAGTTGCTGGAAGCCCGCGACGAAAAGCGGCTGCTCAAGATGCAACGCGAGCTTGCCGCCGTGAAGCTGCTGATCGTCGATGAACTGGGCTACGTTCCGCTCTCCCCCACGGGCGCGGAACTGTTGTTCGAGACCTTCTCACAGCGTTACGAGCGCGGATCGACCATCGTCACCTCCAACCTGCCGTTCGAGGACTGGACGCAGGTCCTCGGGTCCGAGCGGCTCACCGGAGCGCTGCTCGACAGGCTCACTCACCACGTCAGCATCCTGACCATGAACGGCGACAGCTACCGCCTGAAGCAATCCGCCCACCGTCGCCGCGCTGCCAGGGCGGAGCAAAACCAGGCCACCCCCGCCGACTGA